In one Pseudomonas hydrolytica genomic region, the following are encoded:
- a CDS encoding aspartate aminotransferase family protein, giving the protein MNKQANNPQTAHWQALSQAHHLAPFSDYRQLAEKGPRIITEAKGVHLWDSEGNKILDGMAGLWCVAVGYGREELVEAAATQMRQLPFYNTFFQTAHPPVLELAHAISQLAPAGMNHVFFTGSGSEGNDTMLRLVRHYWACKGKANKKIIIGRENGYHGSTVAGASLGGMKFMHEQGDLPIPGIAHIPQPYWFGEGGDQSPEEFGIWAADQLEKKILELGEENVAAFIAEPIQGAGGVIIPPETYWPRIKEILARYDILFVADEVICGFGRTGEWFGSQYYDLKPDLMTIAKGLTSGYVPMGGLIVSDKVFEVIEAHGDFNHGFTYSGHPVAAAVGLENLRLLREEGIVQRVKAETAPYLQQRLRELAEHPLVGEVRGLGMLGAIELVQDKATRKRYPDTVAAGMVCRGHCFNNGLIMRAVGDTMIIAPPLVISRAEIDELVEKARKCLDLTLRDLSV; this is encoded by the coding sequence ATGAACAAGCAAGCGAACAATCCGCAAACCGCGCACTGGCAGGCCCTGAGCCAGGCTCACCACTTGGCGCCGTTCAGTGATTACAGGCAGCTGGCCGAAAAAGGCCCGCGCATCATCACTGAAGCGAAGGGCGTGCACCTGTGGGACAGCGAGGGCAACAAGATCCTCGATGGCATGGCCGGCCTGTGGTGCGTGGCCGTGGGCTATGGCCGCGAGGAGCTGGTCGAAGCTGCCGCGACGCAGATGCGTCAGCTGCCGTTCTACAACACCTTTTTCCAGACCGCCCACCCGCCGGTGCTGGAGCTGGCCCACGCCATCTCCCAACTGGCACCGGCCGGCATGAACCACGTGTTCTTCACCGGTTCGGGCTCCGAAGGCAACGACACCATGCTGCGCCTGGTGCGCCACTACTGGGCGTGCAAGGGCAAAGCGAACAAGAAGATCATCATCGGCCGCGAGAACGGCTACCACGGCTCCACCGTGGCCGGCGCCAGCCTCGGCGGCATGAAGTTCATGCACGAGCAGGGCGACCTGCCGATTCCGGGTATCGCTCATATCCCGCAGCCCTACTGGTTCGGCGAGGGCGGCGACCAGTCGCCGGAGGAGTTCGGCATCTGGGCCGCCGATCAGCTGGAGAAGAAGATTCTCGAGCTGGGCGAAGAAAACGTTGCCGCCTTTATCGCCGAGCCGATCCAGGGCGCCGGCGGCGTGATCATCCCGCCTGAGACCTACTGGCCGCGGATCAAGGAGATCCTCGCCAGGTACGACATTCTGTTCGTGGCCGACGAGGTGATCTGCGGCTTCGGCCGTACCGGCGAATGGTTCGGCAGCCAGTACTACGACCTCAAGCCGGATCTGATGACCATCGCCAAGGGCCTCACCAGCGGCTATGTGCCGATGGGCGGGCTGATCGTCAGCGACAAGGTGTTCGAGGTGATCGAGGCGCATGGCGACTTCAACCACGGCTTCACCTATTCCGGCCATCCGGTGGCGGCGGCGGTGGGGCTGGAAAACCTGCGCCTGCTCCGCGAAGAAGGCATCGTCCAGCGGGTGAAGGCGGAAACGGCACCGTATTTGCAGCAACGCCTGCGCGAACTGGCAGAGCACCCGCTGGTGGGCGAGGTACGCGGCCTGGGCATGCTCGGCGCCATCGAACTGGTGCAGGACAAGGCGACGCGCAAGCGTTACCCGGACACCGTGGCCGCCGGCATGGTCTGTCGCGGGCACTGCTTTAATAACGGTCTGATCATGCGCGCCGTGGGCGACACCATGATCATTGCCCCGCCGCTGGTGATCAGCCGGGCGGAAATCGACGAACTGGTGGAAAAAGCGCGCAAGTGCCTGGATCTCACCCTGCGTGACCTGTCGGTCTGA
- a CDS encoding polyamine ABC transporter substrate-binding protein, which yields MRRSILLAGLVAAAIGMSAAQAANRVVKVYNWSDYIAPDTIAEFEKETGIKVVYDVFDSNETLDGKLATGQSGYDVVVPTNHYLAKQVRAGTYLKLDKSKLPNLVNLDPTIMQNLAAGDPGNEYSVPYLWGTNGIGLNATKARAVLGEDAPLDSWALLFEPQYAEKLAKCGIALLDSGDEVLPQTVNYLGLSPHTTKREDYDKAFEQMMKVRPYITYFHSSKFISDLANGEICAAFGYSGDVLQAADRAEEAGRSDEIIYIIPKEGTAMWADLLAIPKDAKNVDEAHAFINYLLRPDVIAKISNYVAYANPNLKATELVDEGVRENPGVYPSAEVMAKLYVAEERTPEVQRWLTRDWTRIKSGR from the coding sequence ATGCGTCGTTCTATCCTGCTGGCCGGCCTTGTCGCCGCCGCCATTGGCATGTCCGCAGCCCAGGCGGCCAATCGTGTGGTCAAGGTCTACAACTGGTCCGACTACATTGCGCCGGACACCATCGCCGAGTTCGAGAAGGAAACCGGCATCAAGGTGGTGTATGACGTTTTCGACTCCAACGAAACCCTCGATGGCAAGCTGGCCACCGGCCAGAGCGGCTACGACGTGGTGGTACCCACCAACCACTACCTGGCCAAGCAGGTGCGTGCCGGCACCTATCTGAAGCTGGACAAATCCAAGCTGCCGAACCTGGTCAATCTCGACCCGACCATCATGCAGAACCTGGCCGCGGGCGACCCCGGCAACGAATACTCGGTGCCTTATCTGTGGGGCACCAACGGCATTGGCCTGAACGCCACCAAGGCCCGTGCCGTGCTCGGCGAAGATGCCCCGCTGGATTCCTGGGCCCTGCTGTTCGAGCCGCAGTACGCCGAGAAGCTGGCGAAATGCGGCATCGCCCTGCTCGACTCGGGCGATGAAGTGCTGCCGCAGACGGTCAACTACCTGGGCCTGTCGCCGCACACCACCAAGCGCGAAGACTACGACAAAGCCTTCGAGCAGATGATGAAGGTGCGCCCGTACATCACCTACTTCCACAGCTCCAAGTTCATCTCCGACCTGGCCAACGGCGAGATCTGCGCCGCCTTCGGCTACTCCGGCGACGTGCTGCAGGCCGCCGACCGTGCCGAAGAGGCCGGCCGCAGCGACGAGATCATCTACATCATTCCCAAGGAAGGCACCGCGATGTGGGCCGACCTGCTGGCGATTCCCAAGGACGCGAAGAACGTCGATGAGGCGCATGCCTTCATCAACTACCTGCTGCGCCCGGACGTGATCGCCAAGATCAGCAATTACGTGGCCTACGCCAACCCCAACCTCAAGGCCACCGAGCTGGTCGACGAAGGCGTGCGCGAGAATCCGGGCGTGTATCCCAGCGCGGAGGTCATGGCCAAGCTCTACGTTGCCGAGGAGCGTACCCCCGAGGTGCAGCGCTGGCTGACCCGTGACTGGACGCGAATCAAGAGCGGACGCTGA
- a CDS encoding polyamine ABC transporter substrate-binding protein: MKTFGKTLLALSLTAAVAGAAQADSKVLHVYNWSDYIAEDTLANFEKETGIKVVYDVFDSNEVLEAKLLAGSSGYDVVVPSNPFLAKQIKAGVFQKLDKSKLPNWSNLDQDLLKALDPSDPGNQYSIPYMWGTIGIGYNVDKVKAVLGDDAPVDSWDLVFKPENMEKLKSCGVSFLDSPTEILPAALHYLGYAPDSSKADELKKAEELFLSIRPSVAYFHSSKYISDLANGNICVAIGYSGDIYQSKARAEEAKNGVNVGYNIPKEGAGSFFDMLAVPADAKNVEAAHVFLNYLMEPAVMANITNYVQFPNGNAAATPLVDEALRTDPGVYPTPEVLKKIYTFPDLAPAVQRNMTRSWTKIKSGR, from the coding sequence ATGAAAACATTCGGCAAGACCCTTCTCGCGTTGTCCCTGACCGCCGCCGTGGCAGGCGCTGCGCAGGCTGACAGCAAGGTGCTGCATGTCTACAACTGGAGCGACTACATCGCCGAAGACACCCTGGCCAACTTCGAGAAGGAAACCGGCATCAAGGTCGTCTATGACGTCTTCGACAGCAACGAGGTGCTGGAAGCCAAGTTGCTGGCCGGCAGCTCCGGTTACGACGTGGTGGTACCGTCCAACCCCTTCCTGGCCAAGCAGATCAAGGCGGGCGTGTTCCAGAAGCTGGACAAGTCCAAGCTGCCGAACTGGTCGAACCTCGACCAGGACCTGCTCAAGGCGCTGGATCCGAGTGACCCGGGCAACCAGTACTCGATCCCCTACATGTGGGGCACTATCGGCATCGGCTACAACGTCGACAAGGTCAAGGCCGTGCTCGGCGACGACGCGCCGGTGGATTCCTGGGATCTGGTGTTCAAGCCGGAGAACATGGAAAAGCTGAAGTCCTGCGGCGTGTCCTTCCTCGACTCGCCGACCGAAATTCTCCCGGCGGCGCTGCACTACCTGGGCTACGCCCCGGACAGCAGCAAGGCTGACGAGCTGAAGAAGGCCGAGGAACTGTTCCTCTCCATCCGTCCTTCGGTGGCCTACTTCCACAGCTCCAAGTACATCTCCGACCTGGCCAACGGCAACATCTGCGTCGCCATCGGCTACTCGGGCGACATCTATCAGAGCAAGGCGCGCGCCGAGGAAGCCAAGAACGGCGTCAACGTCGGCTACAACATTCCCAAGGAAGGCGCAGGTTCCTTCTTCGACATGCTGGCGGTGCCGGCCGATGCCAAGAACGTCGAGGCTGCCCACGTGTTCCTCAACTACCTGATGGAGCCGGCGGTGATGGCCAACATCACCAACTACGTGCAGTTCCCCAACGGCAACGCCGCGGCTACGCCGCTGGTGGATGAGGCCCTGCGCACCGACCCGGGCGTATACCCGACGCCGGAAGTGCTGAAGAAGATCTACACCTTCCCGGACCTGGCTCCGGCGGTGCAGCGCAACATGACCCGCAGCTGGACCAAGATCAAGTCCGGTCGCTAA
- a CDS encoding polyamine ABC transporter substrate-binding protein — translation MRVTLPKSLIALAASAVCGVALAQPKVHIYNWSDYIGEETLAKFEAQTGIKPIYDVFDSNETLEGKLLAGRSGYDVVVPSNHFLGKQIRAGAFQPLDRAKLPNWDNLDQALLKQLETNDPGNQYSVPYLWGTNGIGYNVEKIKAVLGVEEIDSWAVLFEAENIKKLSQCGVAFLDSADEMIPAMLNYLGLDPNSTNPDDYAKAEAKLLEVRPYVTYFHSSKYIGDLANGNICVAAGFSGDILQAADRAEEAGKGIEIAYAIPKEGANLWFDMLAIPADAANVEQAHAFINFLLDPQVIADVSNYVGYANPNTKAGELMDQDVRNDPSVYPPQAVLDKLYISAELPVRVQRLMTRAWTKVKSGQ, via the coding sequence GTGCGAGTTACCCTGCCCAAGTCTCTGATCGCCCTGGCGGCCTCCGCCGTCTGTGGTGTGGCCCTGGCCCAGCCGAAGGTGCACATCTACAACTGGAGCGACTACATCGGCGAAGAGACCCTGGCCAAGTTCGAGGCGCAAACCGGCATCAAGCCGATCTACGACGTCTTCGACTCAAACGAAACCCTCGAAGGCAAACTGCTCGCCGGTCGCAGTGGCTATGACGTGGTGGTGCCGTCCAACCATTTCCTCGGCAAGCAGATTCGTGCCGGCGCCTTCCAGCCGCTCGACCGCGCCAAGCTGCCGAACTGGGACAATCTGGACCAGGCATTGCTCAAGCAGCTGGAAACCAACGACCCCGGCAACCAGTACTCGGTGCCCTACCTGTGGGGCACCAACGGCATCGGTTACAACGTCGAGAAGATCAAGGCCGTACTGGGCGTCGAGGAGATCGACTCCTGGGCCGTGCTGTTCGAAGCCGAGAACATCAAGAAGCTCAGCCAGTGCGGCGTGGCCTTCCTCGACTCGGCCGACGAGATGATCCCGGCCATGCTCAACTACCTGGGCCTGGACCCCAACAGCACCAACCCCGACGACTACGCCAAGGCCGAAGCCAAGCTGCTGGAGGTGCGCCCCTACGTCACCTACTTCCACAGCTCCAAGTACATCGGTGATCTGGCCAACGGCAACATCTGCGTGGCAGCCGGCTTCTCCGGCGACATCCTGCAGGCCGCCGACCGTGCCGAAGAGGCCGGCAAGGGTATCGAGATCGCCTACGCCATTCCCAAGGAGGGCGCCAACCTCTGGTTCGACATGCTGGCCATTCCGGCCGACGCGGCGAACGTCGAGCAGGCTCATGCCTTCATCAATTTCCTCCTCGATCCGCAGGTGATCGCCGACGTCAGCAACTACGTCGGCTACGCCAACCCCAACACCAAGGCCGGTGAACTGATGGATCAGGACGTACGCAACGACCCGTCCGTGTACCCGCCACAAGCGGTACTGGACAAACTGTACATCTCTGCCGAATTGCCGGTGCGTGTGCAGCGTCTGATGACTCGCGCCTGGACCAAGGTCAAGTCGGGTCAGTAA
- the potA gene encoding polyamine ABC transporter ATP-binding protein, translated as MAVASSAYKKALEGNQTPKEVLVKIDRVTKKFDETVAVDDVSLTINKGEIFALLGGSGSGKSTLLRMLAGFERPTEGRIILDGVDITDMPPYQRPINMMFQSYALFPHMTVAQNIAFGLKQDKLPQAEIDERVAEMLKLVHMTQYAKRKPHQLSGGQRQRVALARSLAKRPKLLLLDEPMGALDKKLRSQMQLELVEIIERVGVTCVMVTHDQEEAMTMAQRIAIMHLGWIAQTGSPVDIYETPTSRLVCEFIGNVNLFDGQIVSDEADHAIIDCPQLDKPIYIGHGVSTRAEDKKVSYALRPEKLLMATALPADHEHPEYNWSRGHVHDIAYLGGHSVYHVKLSSGQIVQCFIANAERRGKRPTWDDPVVVYWEDDSGVVLQS; from the coding sequence ATGGCTGTCGCTTCCAGCGCCTACAAAAAAGCCCTCGAGGGAAACCAGACACCGAAAGAGGTGCTGGTCAAGATCGATCGGGTAACCAAGAAATTCGACGAGACAGTGGCAGTCGACGACGTATCGCTGACCATCAACAAGGGTGAGATCTTCGCCCTGCTCGGTGGCTCGGGATCGGGCAAATCCACGCTGCTGCGCATGCTCGCCGGCTTCGAGCGGCCCACCGAGGGACGCATCATCCTCGACGGTGTGGACATCACCGACATGCCGCCCTACCAGCGGCCGATCAACATGATGTTCCAGTCCTACGCGCTGTTCCCGCACATGACCGTGGCGCAGAACATCGCCTTCGGTCTCAAGCAGGACAAGCTGCCCCAGGCCGAGATCGACGAGCGCGTGGCCGAGATGCTCAAGCTGGTGCACATGACCCAGTACGCCAAGCGCAAGCCGCATCAACTCTCGGGCGGCCAGCGTCAGCGCGTGGCCCTGGCCCGTTCCCTGGCCAAGCGTCCCAAGCTGCTGCTGCTCGACGAGCCGATGGGCGCGCTGGACAAGAAGCTGCGCTCGCAGATGCAGCTGGAGCTGGTGGAGATCATCGAGCGCGTCGGCGTGACCTGCGTGATGGTCACCCACGACCAGGAAGAGGCCATGACCATGGCCCAGCGCATCGCCATCATGCACCTGGGCTGGATCGCCCAGACCGGCAGCCCGGTGGACATCTACGAGACGCCGACCAGCCGCCTGGTGTGCGAGTTCATCGGCAACGTCAACCTGTTCGACGGCCAGATCGTCAGCGATGAAGCCGACCACGCGATCATCGATTGCCCGCAGCTGGACAAGCCGATCTACATCGGCCATGGCGTCAGTACCCGTGCCGAGGACAAGAAGGTCAGCTACGCCCTGCGCCCGGAAAAACTGCTGATGGCCACCGCCTTGCCGGCCGACCATGAGCACCCCGAGTACAACTGGAGCCGTGGCCACGTGCACGACATCGCCTACCTCGGCGGCCATTCGGTGTACCACGTCAAGCTCAGCTCCGGGCAGATCGTGCAGTGCTTCATCGCCAACGCCGAGCGCCGCGGCAAGCGCCCGACCTGGGACGATCCGGTGGTGGTGTACTGGGAAGACGACAGCGGCGTGGTACTGCAATCATGA